Below is a genomic region from Henckelia pumila isolate YLH828 chromosome 3, ASM3356847v2, whole genome shotgun sequence.
CGACAACAAAGATTttatagatcattgcaatagTTTCAACAGGTCATTCTCGGTTTCTCTTTCTAGCCTCGATCTACTGACATGATCTTTGACTTGATCTCCGCCAGTCTGCCACCACCTTCCTAATGTTCGGCAATATATAACTGTATAATTTTGATATCACTCATCCTAGTGTGTAGGATTTTCGTGAGTGACCACTAAAATTACttgtaaaaaaataatgaaatagtAGTCGCTCACGAAAATTCTTCACACTAGGGTGCGTGATATCAAAACTATAACTatgtatttgttttgttttattttaaacgTAATTGTTTAATTAACCTTTGATGAATTCTATTGTGGACTTAATTTAAGTAATGGTGTTGTTTTGTGACAAATATTTGactatttttaatttcaattaataGGAAAAAAAGACAATGTACGTAATATAGTTAGGCTACATTTATTTAGTGAGATGAGATTACATGTGATAAATCATATTAGAACTgttaaaatgattttgaaaGATGTGAAATAATGTTggataaaaaataacatattaCTTTGAGTTATTAATGATATTGAAACAATGATTGATGGAAAAATTACAGTTTTACCCCACACCTAGGCTAAATTATCTTATGTGTAATTTTGTATTCATATATAAtttggattttattatttttttaatattttaaattattattgattcatGATTGAGTCATTTTCACGTATGAAAATTATTGtgtataaaaatatgtattgttttaaaatatttaaaattgataAGCTGAGTTATAAAATAGAGAGAAAAATTGGGAAGGAAACAACAGAATTAAATGAGGGTAGATTAGGATTTCTGTAGatattttttcacaaatattgtTAAGGATATGTTATACCTTACGTAATTAAGGATGAGATATCTCATGAAATAAGGGTTGAATGACGGGCGTTTAGATTTGAGAAGAAttgattttttcaaaataaaaaaatgaatgaGATTGGATTAAAAAACTCATCATATGATTATCAAGTCAAGCAAACACATCCTTAGgggttatttaaataaatataataaatttaatttttttttaacaaatataacaaattttaaaattttaaaaaaatacaataacatgAGGTTTGAGACCCCGCTTCATTGAGGAGTTGGGGTTTGAGACCCCGACTCCTCATTTGTTATTTTCGAGGAGTCGGGGTTTGAAATCCCAACTCTTCATTGTGTatacatttatattttattcttatatatatatatatatatatatatatattcaattttatcattattattttttggttttatatttGCATCTATAGTTGTTTTACATGTTTGAAAAAAGTTTGTAATATAATCTAACATTTATAAAAGGAATAATAGTCAAAAAAATCTTgtaagttttcttgttttgtgatttgatcttgtaagtattcaattttgtattttggccttgtaaattaagttatgttttggtttttagttctttttcatttaagaaatatttttataacCAGGTCAGTGATCGAATCGGTCTAACTAAAAAATGATCCAACAGGTCagtgatcgaacaagtcatcaatatttttattcatttataaaataatataaaaaataaatttaaaatttatttatcaatttatcttatctatagtgtttagttgagaaaaataaaaaaatttgaaatattaaaatttagaataaaaaacaaataaaaataaatgtgtaatatttataacacataaaatcaatttcGGTAAATGAAAATATGGCGTCTACGAGgaaattctttatatatatggacaaataataataataataataataataataataataataataataataataataataatttactaATTTAGAGAAGTTTTGATTAATCgatgaattaataaattattattttaaaaaatatattttgttacTCTTCGAATTGGTAgatagacattttttttaatttattaattacatGTTTGAAAAGTGTCGAGTCTGATTAAtagtacttttttaaaaaacgaAAGTTAGTAATATTTTAGATGTTTGGAATTTTACAATAATGTAGAACttctataaatttataatattttgatcAATGATATTCAATTTTAGAAAGATATCAATTAAccgataaattaataaattattattttaaaaattattttttgattgaATGAACGTAATTTTggttatatatgtttattttcatagatttttctaaaagtttttctaaaaaaattttaattttattaatttattaaaactaTTAATTTAACATATCAATTCAAGTCGAGACTAAAAAATTTATctctcataaaaattattaatttattaaaaattaaatgtataaaattttattttatcattttatttcattctaaattttataatagaaaaaacatatatgcatataaaaccttaaaatatttttataattattaattatgaaaataatactttttctCAATCTCGATAGAAGACTCTTATATAAATCtatgaaaattaataaaacacaatTTTCACATATAATTAATCTCTATATTCATTTTGAATCAAATATAttctataaataataatttattaatttatcgaTTAATTAATGCATttctaaattattaaaatatcatcgacgttatattattaatttataaaagtTCAACTGTATTATAAAAATTCTAaacaactaaattttttttaatcataataATCGTTTTCTttaacatgcaaaaacaattaaatctgtaaatataaaactaaaaaataacaatgaaaagaatggatattattattattattattattattattattattattattattattattattatatatatatatatataatatataggcTATGAGGAGTAGGGGTTTCAAACCTCGACTCCTCGAAAATAACCAATGAGAAGTCGGGGTCTCAAACCCCAACTCTTCAATGAAGTGGGGTCTCAAATCTCacgttattatatttttttaaagttttaaaatttgttatatttgtttaagtttttttaaaatttattatatttatttaaaaaacccCATCCTTAGGGTTTGATACTTTGATGAATTATGTTTTGGACATAATTTAACTACCATGTGCTCTTTTGTGACAAATATCGACTAATTtttaataagaaaaaaaaaacaacgtaACTATAAAGGATAATTTTTTTCCTATAGtttttttttgagagaattTATAATTGAAGTATTGAACaaaattttaagataataatttttaaatgcaTAATTATCTACCGTGAGCAGTTTTCTAGCTAGTATAGTACACAAAAAGATATTTCTCAATTGATTAATGACGTGTATTTCAAATTTCGTTCAAAGAAAATAtccaaaaaaaatgattttcttgGATTGATTTGCGTAATTAAcatatttgaaagaaaatatccCAATTCATTATCTAAAATAACGTACATTcttgattgaatatatatatttctcatACACATGAATTCATACAGTACTCCAAAGTCCAAATTAAAACTCTCTCATCCCGTTTTATTCAAGTGATCTCTAGATTTGTATTCCTAATTGATTAATGATAATTTGGCTCCAAGAAAATCTCCAAATTGATCTTCTTGGATTGATTTGTGATTTGTGTTCGTAATTATAATTCTATTTGGTTCAGGAAACCAACTCTACTGTACGTGACACCATCACTAGCTATATATATTTCTCATGCATGCCACTAAACTAGCTAATTTAATTCATACAGTGCATGCTCTCTCTTCCACACGGTCTTTTAGATTCCAAGATTAATGGAAGAGTTTACGATTGCTGATCGGAGAGTTCGTCGGCGGATTTCGGAGCAAGGGCGAGataattattattgtttttctGAAGACGAACATGAAACGGCGGATTCCCTCATATTGCTCTCAGTCAGCGGTGGCGGCCTCTGCGTCTCCTCCTCCTCTTCTTCTGGTTCTACATCAAATATCAAGTCAGGAGATAGTACTACTGAGAAATCAACAGTAACAAAGATATCAAGAGACGACAAAAATCCTCTGGTGCTACGTATAAAACTGGCTTCCAAACCAGCGAAACAAATCATATACAAGTGCGATATATGCGATAGAGAGTTTTCGTCGCCTCAGGCACTCGGGAGACACAAGACCAGTCATCGCCGCAAGCCAATCATCCCCGATCTCAATCAACCTTTGAGGGTCTTCGACTGCTATGTTTACGACTCTGGTCGGTCGGGCTTTGAGTCGCCACAAAAGGAAGCACCAAGCATGTTAAATATATAGTCTTAATTTCTGCGTTTAATTTGTTGTATATGATGATTTTGTTAGGGTCGATAGCCCCTACGTACGTTtcaatgacaaaaaaaaaaaaaaaactttgtatATCATTTTTTTGTGTTGCTAATTTggatcttaattaattaattaattggatatgtgatttggatttggaattgttgTTCCACTTATTCACTAATTAATTCTTCACGTGCGCAGTAATTCTTCTTTGAATTAATagcaatattttattttaattatcgcAAGAAATTATAATGATTATGGCCGGATGAGTTGAACATATATATGTACGTAAtgggtttcttttttttttttttacttttgggAATCTGTGCCTTTGTTTATGCAACATGACGTAATTGTGGATTTTAGTTTCATAATTAATGATAGtaagatataaaaaaaaaaaaaaaaatccgaaAGCATATTCGAATGGGAAAAATTCTTTACGAAACCTGAAATGTCGGGAAAGTTATTTGGactaaaaatatgattattgggttttatttaagtttaatgggcctagatgagtgaccaacagtctggaccaacctataaaaaataaataagtccggaatatatatttaattatttttatgcatgaagtctattttaagtatattatgaaaaattaattaaatatatattacggacatattttcagtgcatgcattcatgaaatttcttatgtatataattatgtaaatgatgagcaataaaatattttggtggaaattgaagtatgtgtgacataggggtggttttccaccatatgattctatagttttactaccataggggtggttatccaccatatgattagGTAGTTTACTatcataggaggtgatttatcaccgccatcgtacgttggttcaggagactgatcagtcgacaaatgagcgtcacacttatggataggaccatcttcaggtttcaaaagtattgctcaattatgttatatatgatgaagaaataatatgtttatgattatggttatgattcagtttatgattcagcagttttattatgtgatgaaaatatttccatgcatgctcatgtacatgtatatgtattagtaattatgtgatgcattatttttaactttgTTATAAAGATTAGGCATGTTGAGctcctaggctcactacgcttatatggtgcaggtgagcatgatgacgtttatgtagctcctaccggtggtgaggacttatgagctcacggagcagtggaccccgtgaccgtcgcagattttagttgatgtttaagaaacatttattttattatgctgagtttttaaacaagttcttctttttattaatttaattatgggaattttgaattatcaaacttagtatttttatttcttgcataaggatattttcagcaattaattaagttatttttatgtagtaatattatttcttttatgtttatacatatatgtatgggcgtatatgtatagtattatttatagattatttaaaaaaaaaatccgcatttattagtaatAGGCGTTTCAatgtatttgttttgttttattttaaacgTAATTGTTTAATTAACCTTTAATTGATGAATTCTATTGTGGACTTAATTCATGTAATGGTGTTGTTTTGTGACAAATATTtgactatttttaattttaattaataggAAAAAAAGACAATGTACGTAATATAGTTAGGCTACATTTATTTAGTGAGATGAGATTACATGTGATAAATCATATTAGAACTgttaaaatgattttgaaaGATGTGAAATAATgttgaataaaaaataacatattaCTTTGAGTTATTAATGATATTGAAACAATGATTGATGGAAAAATTACAGTTTTACCCCACAACTAGGCTAAATTATCTTATGTGTAATTTTGTATTCATATATAAtttggattttattattttttttaatattttaaattattattgattcatGATTGAGTCATTTTCACGTATGAAAATTATTGtgtataaaaatatgtattgttttaaaatatttaaaattgataAGCTGAGTTATAAAATAGAGAGAAAAATTGGGAAGGAAACAACGGAATTAAATGAGGGTAGATTAGGATTTCTGTAGATATTTTTCCACAAATATTATTAAGGATATGTTATACCTTACGTAATTAAGGATGAGATATCTCATGAAATAAGGGTTGAATGACGGGCGTTTAGATTTGAGAAGAAttgattttttcaaaataaaaaaatgaatgaGATTGGATTAAAAAGCTCATCATATGATTATCAAGTCAAGCAAACACATCCTTAGgggttatttaaataaatataataaatttaaattttttttaacaaatataacaaattttaaaaaaatataataaatgagGTTTGAGACCCCGTTTCATTGAGGAGTTGGGGTTTGAGACCCCGACTCCTCATTTGTTATTTTCGAGGAGTCGGGGTTTGAAACCCCAACTCTTCATTGTATatacatttatattttattcttatatatatatatatatattttcaattttaacattattattttttggttttatatttGCATCTATAGTTGTTTTACATGTTTGAAAAAAGTTTGTAATATAATCTAACATTTATAAAAGGAATAATAGTCAAAAAAATCTTgtaagttttcttgttttgtgatttggtctTGTAAGTATTCAATTTTGTATTTTGGCCTTGTAAATTAagttatattttggtttttagtcatttttaatttaagaaatatttttataatcaggtcagtgatcgaaccggtctaaCTAAAAAACGATCCAACAGGTCaatgatcgaacaagtcatcaatatttttattcatttataaaataatataaaaaataaatttaaaatttatttatcaatttatcttatctatagtgtttagttgagaaaaataaaaaaaattgaaatattaaaattttagaataaaaaaacaaataaaaataaatgtgtaATATTTATAACACATAAGATCAATTTTGGTAAATGAAAATATGGCGTCTACGaggaaattttttatatatatggacaaataataataaaaataaatatttactaATTTAGAGAAGTTTTGATTAATCgatgaattaataaattattattttaaaaaatatattttgttacTCTTCGAATTGGTagatagacattttttttttcaatttattaattACATGTTTGAAAAGTGTCGAGTCTGATTAATagtactttttaaaaaaatgaaagttaGTAATATTTTAGATGTTTGGAATTTTACAATAATGTAGAACttctataaatttataatattttgatcAATGATATTCAATTTTAGAAAGATATCAATTAAccgataaattaataaattattattttaaaaattattttttgattgaATGAACGTGGTTTTggttatatatgtttattttcatagatttttctaaaagtttttctaaaaaaaaattaattttattaatttattaaaactaTTAATTTAACATATCAATTCAATTCGAGACTAAAAAATTTATctcttataaaaattattaatttattaaaaattaaatttataaaattttattttatcattttatttcattctaaattttataatagaaaaaacatatatgcatataaaaccttaaaatatttttataattattaattatgaaaataatactttttttcAATCTCGATAGAAGACTCTTATATAAATCtatgaaaattaataaaacacaatTTTCACATATAATTAATCTCTATATTCATTTTGAATCAAATATAttctataaataataatttattaatttatcgaTTAATTAATGCATTTCTAAATTAGTAAAATATCATCGacgttatattattaatttataaaagtTCAACTGTATTATAAAAATTCTAaacaactaaattttttttaatcataataATCGTTTTCTttaacatgcaaaaacaattaaatctgtaaatataaaactaaaaaataacaatgaaaagaatggatattattattattattattattattattattattattattattattattattattattattatatatatatatataatatataggcTATGAGGAGTAGGGGTTTCAAACCTCGACTCCTCGAAAATAACCAATGAGAAGTCGGGGTCTCAAACCCCAACTCTTCAATGAAGTGGGGTCTCAAATCTCacgttattatatttttttaaagttttaaaatttgttatatttgtttaagttttttttaaatttattgtatttatttaaaaaacccCATCCTTAGGGTTTGATACTTTGATGAATTATGTTTTGGACATAATTTAACTACCATGTGCTCTTTTGTGACAAATATCGACTAATTTTtaataagaaaaagaaaaacgTAACTATAAAGGATAATTTTTTTCCCATAGattttttttgagagaattTATAATTGAAGTATTGAACaaaattttaagataataatttttaaatgcaTAATTATCTACCGTGAGCAGTTTTCTAGCTAGTATAGTACACAAAAAGATATTTCTCAATTGATTAATGACGTGTATTTCAAATTTCGTTCAAAGAAAATAtccaaaaaaaatgattttcttgGATTGATTTGCGTAATTAAcatatttgaaagaaaatatccCAATTCATTATCTAAAATAACGTACATTcttgattgaatatatatatttctcatACACATGAATTCATACAGTACTCCAAAGTCCAAATTAAAACTCTCTCATCCCGTTTTATTCAAGTGATCTCTAGATTTGTATTCCTAATTGATTAATGATAATTTGGCTCCAAGAAAATCTCCAAATTGATCTTCTTGGATTGATTTGTGATTTGTGTTCGTAATTATAATTCTATTTGGTTCAGGAAACCAACTCTACTGTACGTGACACCATCACTAGCTATATATATTTCTCATGCATGCCACTAAACTAGCTAATTTAATTCATACAGTGCATGCTCTCTCTTCCACACGGTCTTTTAGATTCCAAGATTAATGGAAGAGTTTACGATTGCTGATCGGAGAGTTCGTCGGCGGATTTCGGAGCAAGGGCGAGATAATTATTGTTTTTTCTGAAGACGAACATGAAACGGCGGATTCCCTCATATTGCTCTCAGTCAGCGGTGGCGGCCTCTGCGTCTCCTCCTCCTCTTCTTCTGGTTCTACATCAAATATCAAGTCAGGAGATAGTACTACTGAGAAATCAACAGTAACAAAGATATCAAGAGACGACAAAAATCCTCTGGTGCTACGTATAAAACTGGCTTCCAAACCAGCGAAACAAATCATATACAAGTGCGATATATGCGATAGAGAGTTTTCGTCGCCTCAGGCACTCGGGAGACACAAGACCAGTCATCGCCACAAGCCAATCATCCCCGATCTCAATCAACCTTTGAGGGTCTTCGACTGCTATGTTTACGACTCTGGTCGGTCGGGCTTTGAGTCGCCACAAAAGGAAGCACCAAGCATGTTAAATATATAGTCTTAATTTCTGCGTTTAATTTGTTGTATATGATGATTTTGTTAGGGTCGATAGCCCCTACGTACGTTtcaatgacaaaaaaaaaaaaaactttgtatATCATTTTTTTGTGTTGCTAATTTggatcttaattaattaattaattggatatgtgatttggatttggaattgttgTTCCACTTATTCACTAATTAATTCTTCACGTGCGCAGTAATTCTTCTTTGAATTAAtagcaattttttattttaattatcacaAGAAATTATAATGATTATGGCCGGATGAGTTGAACATATATATGTACGTAAtgggtttctttttttttttttttacttttgggAATCTGTGCCTTTGTTTATGCAACATGACGTAATTGTGGATTTTAGTTTCATAATTAATGATAGTaagatatatataaaaaaaaaattccgaaaGCATATTCGAATGGGAAAAATTCTTTACGAAACCTGAAATGTCGGGAATCGAACGAGAGTTggcaaattattattattggatTCTAATTCTCACCTAACGACCATGGGCGGCCAACCTTGTCTAAGCAAGCATTTTATTTCCACCATCGCACACCGTTCTGTTCCAAGAACTTCGACCCACATTACGAGATGACGATTTCTTCAGGCGAAATCTCAGCTGATAAGTTGAGCAGGTGATTCAATTCCATCCCGTCACCTGTTTTTCATGAATTGATTTCGTTTTTTTCGATTTGGGCTTTCTTCCTTTCGTCATTCTTAGCTTATATCATGATTTGCCGTAAAAACAACGCTTGATCTTGCTTCATTTTCATCTGAGAGTTGGTTTTGGCTTGATCATTGTTTTCATTATCTGAAACGATCATTTTCCGCGAGTCTTGGATTGGATTTTTGCGGAATTTGTTTTTAATGACTGTTATAGATTCTTGGTTTCCGTATCTTGTTTACACATCCTTCGTCTCCTCCCATCCACGAGCCATGCACTCGATGATCTGCAAGTTTTCGGCAAAATATGCCCTTCAAGTGTCCTCCTTATTGCAACCAATCCCGCAATCTAGATGGTTTTTTGTAAAATATCTATGCGTAAAATTTCTAATCAACCTTTTTGCCCCAGCTAAATATTTCATCATTTTGCCTTCTAACTTTTCTAGATGGTTTTGAGGCCTAGTTACCAGTTTcgaaaatttatttattctatgAGAGTGAATGCATGTATGAAAGCCAGAATCTTTATATTCCGTTTTCAACATAGTTAATGTGTGATATGAATCTTTTTACTTGAAGCAAAAGAGAATGAGAGAAAGTAAGCAAGCTAACGAGAGGGGTGAAGCAGGCTAGTGATTCCACTGTTATGCTCTTCGTTAAATGCTCTCTTTattgaagttcgagttcggacATTGATCTATGTGGTTGGGGGCTGGGGGAATGAAACTGTGGCTCTATAGCCATCGTGTAATTTGGTCTTGAATTGAAATCGTTAATGTGTTGTTTGGCattttatttggttgcttatttTTTAGAACCTCGTTTATTCCCGTTGCATGAGTGAAAGAACTTACTATTCCTTTGTCTGGTTATCAGCACTTGTTCTCTATCGCAACTTGCCCCACTTGAAGCAGTACTATTTGACATCGATGGCACATTGTGTGACTCGGATCCCCTCCATTATTATGCTTTTCGGGAAATGCTTCAAGAGGTCCTAGTTATTCGTTACTCGTATTAATCCATATCTTGCATGATGTCGTCTTCCAGTTCGTTTATTATGAGGTCATGGAAATGTCAAAGAAATATCTAGCTGAATTGTGATCTAAAATTACTTAATTTTGGTATAAACGATATACCAATGCTTTCTCAACAGATTGGCTTCAATGGTGGCGTTCCAATAACGGAGGATTTTTTTGTCGATAATATTGCCGGGAAGCACAATGATGATATTGCTTCAGCCCTTTTTCCGAATGATTTTGAAAGGGGCTTAAAGTTTGTGGATGATAAGGAAGCAATGTTTCGAAGGTTTACCTTCCCTGGACCCTTTCTTTACTGACTTCTCTCTTGATTGATCGAACCTAACTCTAGTCTTAGCCTGCCTTTTCATTTGGACTTGATACAGGATAGTTAAGGAGAAATTGGAGCCTGTAAAAGGCTTGTATCAGCTAAAGAAATGGATTGAAGATCATAACTTGAAACGAGCTGCAGTAACCAACGCTCCTAGAGCGAATGCTGAATTGATGATCTCAATTCTTGGACTAACAGATTTCTTTCATACTCTTATTCTTGGAAGTGACTGTGAACATGCAAAACCATTTCCAGACCCCTATTTAAAGGCTGTTGAAGTACTCAAGGTGTCCAAAGAGCACACTTTTGTATTTGAGGTTCGAATTCGTACATTCTGCACCCCCATTTCTTTGTAGACTAAACTAgttatataatattttcaaattttagggACACTAggaaacttttttaaaaaaaggataAATTTGCATAGGGAAGTATAACGACCCCAATCCCCTCTGCCTCCTCCAGTTGCTTGTACTTAATAGaattgcttgttcaggattctgtTTCAGGAATAAAAGCTGGGGTTGCAGCTGGGATGCCTACTATTGGCTTGACAACAAGAAATCCAGCACAACTACTTATGGAGGCGAAGCCTCATTTTCTAATTAAGGATTACGAAGATCCAAAACTTTGGACCGCTTTGGACGAACTTGACAAAACCACATAGAGACAACTGTGTAGATTGATATGTAGGGCACGGTTGCGAGTATGAACAAGATTGATATAGAGGACATGGTAGCTACAATAAAGCCGTATGGTGTATACTATGAGTTTCGCCATTTGAATAGTTGACATCGTTTTGGAATGTTGACATGTTTGTATTTTGAGAAACTTGTTTTAAGGCAAGTCTGGAACAAAAACATTCTTATACTATTCACAGAAGCCAATATTTGCTCATGCGGTAGCCAAGCGCAAATCTGGATTCCCAATTTCCCATGAGTTGCCATAATTTGAAAATCTCAACTTTGAAAAATCAGAATTCTCAATTTACAATTTCCCACAGGAGTTACCATAATTTCCACATTCGATATTTTTGGATGGATGTGACTTTTGAGCTTATTTTATATTCGAAAGTATTTTGAAAGCagaatttttttgaaagaaaaaataggaTATATAGTTTATTGGGACGACGAGAAAATATAGCAAATATGAGTTGCTACCGTAAAGATTCTCACATTTGAACGTCTTGGTACATAAGTAtcaccagtaaattgaaagttgTGATATTATGGTTAACAGGATATAAATCTACAACTCCATGGGTAAAGCCataacaaatttcaaatttagtaGCCATCCAAGAAATCCCATAATTTTGCCCTACACAACAATGCTTCCCGAACTAACTCCATCTCAACAGGTAAACACACATGTAGTCCGAGGATTAACTAGTTGCTGCCGGAACCAAGAAACTGATCAACAAGCCTCGCTACTGAATGCGCGAGACTATCTGCTGCTTCTTGGGTCAATGCTTCTGCATACACTCTTACCACATCTTCTGTTCCCGAAGGCCGAATAAAACATCTCCCTCTCGGATATTTGGCTGAAGAAAGAGAAATTTGAAACCATATTTAACATTTGAAAGCAATATCCTCCCTTTGTTAAAAATGTGATGCTGCAAGAGGATATGTATTATTCGTATGCTACAGATGTTTGGTTCACAGAGGCATCCAAAATGAGAACGAATAAAATGCACACTTTATCAGACCCTGGAATGCACTCTCAGGACTGTAATGGAGCGTTGTTTGCAAATTTTATAGATTAGGCATGAAAAATTAGCAAGCAAATATAATTTGTGGCGTCAATTATACAGACAATGGAGAAGAGTAGATGAAATGGATATATAATGCTCAAGAAACCATGTCAAATATCTAGATGAAAACCTTTGTAGAGATTTTCTCGCCACAATAAACCAGGATACACAAGGGAAGAAA
It encodes:
- the LOC140892122 gene encoding haloacid dehalogenase-like hydrolase domain-containing protein Sgpp, which codes for MTISSGEISADKLSSTCSLSQLAPLEAVLFDIDGTLCDSDPLHYYAFREMLQEIGFNGGVPITEDFFVDNIAGKHNDDIASALFPNDFERGLKFVDDKEAMFRRIVKEKLEPVKGLYQLKKWIEDHNLKRAAVTNAPRANAELMISILGLTDFFHTLILGSDCEHAKPFPDPYLKAVEVLKVSKEHTFVFEDSVSGIKAGVAAGMPTIGLTTRNPAQLLMEAKPHFLIKDYEDPKLWTALDELDKTT